In a single window of the Diabrotica undecimpunctata isolate CICGRU chromosome 11, icDiaUnde3, whole genome shotgun sequence genome:
- the LOC140452850 gene encoding uncharacterized protein has product MSSKSSRHTVTIRLYIPMPLKMLMKLPKLTSIYTAELTAILNAINFVVENSIKNPVIITDFLSSVIALSNLYPCHPSLLLIKSALSQLQTMNINVNFVWIPSHIGIAGNEEVDSLAKLAISSPEAVEIRSIPHLDI; this is encoded by the coding sequence ATGTCCTCCAAGAGTTCAAGACATACAGTAACCATACGcttatatataccgatgcctctaaaaaTGTTAATGAAACTCCCTAAATTAACATCCATTTACACAGCCGAATTAACCGCTATTCtcaatgcaataaattttgtggtagaaaatagtatcaaaaaccCTGTCATTATTACGGATTTCCTAAGTTCTGTAATTGCCCTAAGTAACTTATATCCTTGTCATCCAAGTCTACTACTTATTAAATCAGCATTAAGCCAACTGCAAACTATGAACATAAAtgtcaactttgtatggattCCTTCCCATATTGGAATTGCTGGTAACGAAGAAGTAGATTCCTTGGCAAAACTAGCAATCTCGAGTCCGGAAGCTGTAGAAATCAGAAGCATTCCACATCTAGATATATAA